The following is a genomic window from Desulfuromonas sp..
TAGAAACGGCCGACATAGAGTTCGTGGGATGCAAGGCGGCCTTTGCAGTCTTGGATGAGGGGGGCTACCTCTTCAATCCGGGGATCGTCCGGATAGAGTCTGGCAAAGCTTTGAAAGGTCGTCAGCGCGTTCCGGGTCGCGGTCTGGTCCCGGTCGGGTGAAAGGATCTGTTTGAAGTAGGCCATGCCCATCTGGTAGAGGACCTGCGAGGTTCGATCGTGGCCGGGATGCTCCTTCAGGAAGTTCTCGTAGGCGATGGCCGCTTCCAGAAATTTGCTGTCCCTAAAATAGGCCTCGGCGATTTTCAGTTCTGCCAGGGTGTTGAGCTGGGCGGAAAAATACGACTCCCGGACCTTCTCCCATGCGGCGATGGCCTCCTGGTAGTGCCCTTTTTCAAAAAGTCTCTCGCCCTCCTGAAAGTTTTGCTGGGCCTCCTGGCCGATCGGGCGCGGTGATGCCGCCGGGGTACAGGCGGCCAGGGCGGGCAGCAGAAGAGCGAGAATCAGCAGGCGAAGCGTCATGAGGAATGTCCTTGTCGGGCAGAGTCTGGTCTCGGGTGCAACCTAAGGGATGACCGGAAATTTGTCAACGATATTCAAGCTTCACAGAGGCTGGCGGAAAGGGGGGGGGATCGGGGGGCTGCGAGCGGGTAGGGGCAAGAGCGTCCCCGACTTTGGCCAGGGCATTCTTTTCCAGCTGCCTCACTCTTTCGCGGCTGATGTTGAACTCATTCGCCAGGGCCTGAAGCGTTTTTGGCGGGTCCAGAAGGATTCGGTCCCGGATGATGCGCCGCTCTCGCTCGTTAAGCTGGTCCAGGGCATTTTGGACCTGGCCGGACAAGAGTTGGGATTCCTCCTTCTTGAGGAGCAACTCTTCCTGGGTATCCCGTTCGTCGGCCAGGGTGTCCATGAGGGTGTAATCCTCGCCCGCGGTCAGTTCCCGATCGAGGGAGGTGTCGCGGCAGGCCATGCGCAGGGACATCTCTTCCACGTCCTCGTTGCGGACATCCAACTCACGGGCAATGTCCCGGGCGTCCTCTCCGCCGGTCAATCTCTTGATGGCTTCACGGGTCTGGTTGAGCTTGAAAAAGAGTTTCTTCTGGGCCTGGGTCGTGCCTATCTTGACCAGGGACCAGCTTTTCATGATGTAGTTGTGGATGTAGGCGCGAATCCACCACACGGCATAGGAGATGAGACGGGTGCCCCGGTCGGGGTCGTATTTCTTCACCGCCATCATCAGGCCGACATTCCCCTCCTGCACCAGGTCTTGGATGCGCAGGCCGTAGGCTCGGTATTCGTGGGCGATTTTGACCACAAAGCGCAGGTTGGCGCAGATCAGGCGGTGAGCGTCCTTCAGGTCGCCCCGGCGTCGATAGCGGCGGGCCAGTTCATGCTCTTCTTCCCGGTCGAGCAGGTCGAAGCGGTTGATCTGGGCCATATACTGTTCGAAACCGTCACTGATGATGGGCAGGCTGGCAGTGTGCATCGGCATGAGACTCCGAAAAGCGTATTGAAATTAGATGATTGGCACTCCTGGGTTGAGAGTGCCAAATATAGCAAGTCGCATCGCTCCGCGCAAGGGGAAATCGGGGAGTCCCGGGGGGGGGAATTGGCCGTTGACAGGGCAGGGAGGGAATCCCATAATGTCGGCAGGACGCCCGAAGTCAGTCGAACCTCCGCGAAGGCCAGCGATTTCATGCAGATATTCTACATCGGACTGTTTGGCGCCCTCGGTTGCCTCGGCCGCTACTTTCTCTCGGGGTGGACCTACACCCTGGTCGGCCGGGGGCTGCCCTACGGCACCCTGGCCGTCAATGTCCTCGGGTCTTTCCTGCTTGGCCTGGTCATGGAGGGAAGCCTTCGCAGCACCCTTTTTTCGCCCGGTTTGCGCATGGGCATCACCGTCGGTTTCATGGGCGGGTTTACGACCTTTTCGACCTTTTCCTACGAGACGGTGCGGCTTCTCGAGGAGGGGAGCCTCGTTCAGGCCGGGGCCAATGTACTGCTCAACGTGACCGTCTGTATCGTATTTGCCGGGCTGGGGATTCTTCTTGCCCGGCAGCTTTGACAGAGGAGACGCAATGGCCAAACTCGAGGGGGACCAGACCCTGATGCGCATCTTTATCGGCGAGAGCGACCGCTGGGAGCGCAAGCCGCTTTACGAGGTCCTGGTTGAGATGTTCCGCCAGGAGGGCTTCGCCGGGGCCACCGTGCTCAAAGGGGCCATGGGTTTCGGGGCAAACAGCGTGACCCACACCGACCGGTTGCTGCGTCTTTCCGCCGACCTGCCGGTGGTCCTCGAGGTGGTCGACAGCCAGGAGAGAATCGATGCGGTCTTGCCTCGCCTCGACGAGATGCTCAAGGGGGGCATGGTTACCCTTGAGAAGGCGCGGGTGATTCGCTACAGCGAAACGCCGGGCGAGGGGGGGGCGGCATGCTGAGTCTGATCAAGCGGGTGGTGAGCAGCCCGGGGCCGGAGCCTAACGCAGAGGCCGAGGGAGAGCGCATCCAGATCGCGACCTGCGTTCTGCTTCTGGAGATGGCCCATACCGACGGAGAGTTCCACCCCATGGAGGCCACCCTGGTCCGGGACCTGATGCAGGACCGGTTCGGCCTGTCGGTCGAGGCGACGGCGGAATTGACCGAGTTTGCCCAGAAACAACGGGAGTCGAGCCTCGATCTTTTTCAGTTCACCCGGCAGGTCAACGAGAATTTCACTGTCGAGGAGAAGCAGGACGTGATGGAGGCCCTGTGGCGCATCGTTTACGTGGACGGGGTTCTCGACAAGTACGAAGACTACCTGGTGCGACAGATGGCTACACTGCTGCGCCTCTCCCACCGTCAGATGATCGACGCCAAGCTGAAGGTCCTGCAGGATGTCCGAGCCAAGGGGGATGCCTAGGCAACTGCTCCACATAACGTCCTGGGCCCACGAATTTGTCGCTGAGGTTGTCGGGCCGGGGGATTTCGCGGTCGATCTTACCGCAGGCAAAGGGAGTGACGCCCTTTTCCTGGCCCGAAAGGTCGCGCCCGGAGGCCGGGTCCTTGCGTTCGATATCCAGGAAGAGGCGCTCGAATGCTCCCGGCGCACCCTGTAGCAGGCCGCCGTCCCCGTCCACGTCTGGGGAGAAGACGATTTTCCGCCCGTTCTGCCCGAGGGGGTCTCCCTCGTCCACGATACCCATGCCCGCCTTGAGTCCTACCTTCACGGAGCACCCAGGGCCGTGATCGCCAACCTGGGCTTTTTGCCGGGCAGCGAATCGACGGTCAAAACCGCTGAGCATTCGACTTGTGTCGCATTGCGCCAGGCCTGCCTCTCTCTGGAAGTCGGCGGGCGTATCGCCGTGGCTGTCTATGTCGGGCATTCGGGGGGGCGTGAAGAAGGGCAGGCCCTGGAGAGGGTGTTCGGCGACCTGTCGTCGCGCAAGTGGCACGTGTTGCGCTTGGAGGTGGCCAACCGCAAAGAGGCCCCTTACCTGCTGGTGGCCGAGAAGCGGCAGTAGGAAGCTCCAAGGGGATTTCTCCGGAACAAAAAAGAGGGACCAGGATCATCCTGGTCCCTCTTTTTTTGTTCTTGGCAGTGGAAGGGGTTAGTCCGGGAGAAGGGCGCAACATAGGATCTCGACCCTGCGGTTCTGATCCCGTCCCTCTTCGGTGTTGTTGTCGGCGACCGGCTGGGTTTCACCGAACCCCCGGGCGACCAGCTTCGAGCTGTCGATGCCGAAGTTCTCGACCAGGTACTGGCGCACGGCCGCGGCCCGTTTTTCGGAGAGCTGCTGGTTGTACTCGGCCTTGCCGACGTTGTCGGTGTGCCCGGCGACCAGGATGTGGGGGGATGGGTTCCCCCGGATGAACCGGGCGGCCTGCTCCAGCGCGACATGATGGTCGGGCTTGATCTCGGCCTTGTCGAAGTCGAATTCGAGGTGCATGGTGTACTTCAGCGGGCATCCCTGCTTGTCTACCAGCTGCCATTTGGGGGTGTCGGGACAGTTGTCCAGGTGATCGGGGACGCCGTCGCCGTCGCTGTCGCTGTCGCTCGGGCAGCCCTGCTGATCCACGGCGGCGCCCCTGGGGGTGCCGGGACACTTGTCGAGGTGATCGGGGACGCCGTCCCCGTCACTGTCGGCCGGGCATCCACGGCTGTCCACCATGACTCCTCTCGGGGTGTCCGGGCAACGGTCCTGGGGATCGATGACCCCGTCTCCGTCACTGTCGATGGGCTGGGCGGCGGGCTGGTGCCCGCCCAGAAGGTAGTTCAGGCCCCCGGTGTAGAGCAGGTTGTGGCTGGACTCATCGATAAAGGTGAGGATGTGGCGCACGTCGCCGCGCAGGGCCAGGTTTTCGGTGAGGAAGTAGCTCAGGCCCCCTCCGTAGTTGAACAGGGCGTCGCCCTTCCCGCCCTTGGTGTCCGGGTCGAGATAGGTCCAGCCGAGCCCGGCGGAGAGAAAGGGGACCAGGGCTTCGTCGGGCAGGAAGTTGTAAAGGGCGTTGATCCGGCCGAGATAGACCTCGTAATCGTCCAGATTGCCGACCTCGGACTCTGTGTTGACGTAATTGTAGACAAATTCTGCACCCCAGTGCTTGGTGAAGTTGTAGCCGAGCCCGAGGCCGTAGGCCAGGTCGTTCTCAAGGTGCTGGTCCCCCTCGAATACATACCCCCCGATGGAAGGGGTCAGGATCAGGGCACCGGCGCGGTTCTCCGCGAAGGCGGGGCCAGCCAGAAGAGCGAAGATCGCGATTCCCAGGATGATATTCGCAAATGGTCCAGTTTTCATGGTGTCCCTCCCTGCGGGTGTTGAGGTAGAAAGAATACGACTTTAGTTATGAATACCATGTAATTAGGAAATGGCAACGAGGTCCGTTCTTTTCGGCGTGTCGCCGAACCCGGGTGGAGTGAAACTCAGAAAAAGTATTTGATGAGCAGCCCGCCGCTGCTGCCGGCGGAACCGAATTCGCTGCGCGGCAAGGGCGGCAGCGGAGAGGGAAGGGGGCGGGGATCCCGTCCCCCGTTGTAGTTCCAGAACGCCTGCAGAACCAGGTTGTCGGACAGGGAGAGGTCGACGAGGGGACGGAGCATGAAGGAGCCGTCATCGAGGTTCCAGATCAGCAGGCCGCTCAGGGTCGCCAGGGGATGGGCTTCGTAGGAAGGGGCGAGGAGCAGGTAGTGGCGGCCGAGCAGGAAGCTCAACCCCTCCCGGAAAGGGGCCGAGACCGCCGCCCGGGGGTAGTCGCCGGGCTCTTCCGCTCCCGCTCCGTTGTAGAGGTACTCGGCCAGCAGGACGATGTCGCTTTCGAACCGGTACCAGGTCTCCAGGGCGGCGATGGTGAAGGTGTCGTGCAGGTCGCCGCCGGCCTTGTCGGTGTTTTTCCCCTGGTAGGCAGTCGCCTCGGCCTTGATCCCCAGCCCTCCGAGGCTGCCGGCCAGCCCCAGGCCGACGGTGGGGCGTTTTCGCAGCAAGCCGCCGAGCCCCTGAACGTCGACCTCTTTCCAGTTGTGGGAAAAGGTGGCCAGGTAGGAGTGATTGTCCCGACCATCGCCCAGCACCGCCACTGCGCCGATCTGCCCACCCCTTCCGAAGTAGCGCACTCCCCGAAGGGCGTCCACCCCCGGCCGCACGTCCGTATCGAGGGCGTCCGGAGGGAAGGGAGCGATGATGTCGAGAGGGGAGAACATCAGGATCCCCCCGAAACCGATGGCCTGCCGGCCCACCGTCCAGTCCACCCCCAGCAAGGTCGTCCGCAGGTTGAGGCGGTCGACCTCCAGTCTGTTCGCAAAATCCTCCCCCTCGTTCCAGCTCTGTTCCAGCTCGACCGCCCGGTTCGCCGATTGGCCCGGAAGAGGGATGCTGCCTTTCGGGTCGGTATAGAGCAGGAGGTTCTCCGCTGAGAGTTCCCAGTCGAGGGTCTCGCCGGCGGAGCCGGTCAGGTCGAGCCGCAGGCGGTTCGAGGAAAAATCGGTGTCGGGAAATGAGCCGCCCGGGGCCGCCTGCACGTGGACGTTGAGGGATTTGAGATGGCCGCCGAGGCGAACCCCGCCGGGCAGCTCCGCCGCAGCGACCTGGCCGGAGAGGCAAAGAGAAAGAAGGGCCAGCAACAAGGGGGGCAGGCATTTGAAGGTTTTCCCCTTCGCCGACGGGTCGCGCGTTCCCTGGATTTGGAGGTAGGTAAAGAAGTCAGTCATCGTGGCCAGCCATCCGATGCCAATGCCTTCGAGCATGCAGGAAAGAGATGCGGCTTGAAAATCGATCGCAAGCCCTGGTGGTGAAGACCTTCTTACTCGTTCTCCCCCGTGTCCGACTCGAGGCGACCGTCCCTGAGGTGGATCACTCGCCGGGCGTGGGCGATGACCTGGGGGTCGTGGGAGCTGAAAATGAAGGTGGTGCCCTGGGTCTCGTTGAGCCGTCGCATCAGGTCGAGCAGGTCGGAGGCGGTCTTGGAGTCGAGGTTGGCGGTCGGCTCGTCGGCCAGCACCAGCTTGGGGCCGGCCGCCATCGCCCGGGCGACGGCCACACGCTGCTGCTGGCCGCCGGACAGGTCGCCCGGCTTGCGCCCTTCCAGCCCTCCGATGCCCAGCTCTTCGAAAAGGGCCCGCACCCGGCGGCGTCGTTCGGGCCGGGGAACTCCCTGCAGGAGAAGGGTGAATTCGGCGTTCTCCTCCGCGGTCAACACCGGGATGAGGTTGTAGGACTGGAAAATGAAGCCGATGCTGCTCAGGCGGAAGTCGGCCAGGGCCCGGACCGGGTGCCGGCTCATGTCGCGTCCCTCGATGGTGACCGTCCCCGAGGTCGGCTGGTCGAGGCAGCCGATCAGATTGAGGACCGTGGTCTTGCCGCTGCCCGAGGGTCCGGCGAGGACGGTGAACTCTCCCGCCTCGATGGCCAGGTCGAGCTCCGCCACAGCGACCACCTGCTGATTGCCCAGGGGATAGACCTTGGAGATTCTGTCCAGTTCGACGAGGGGCATGAAAGCATCCTTTGAATGCAGGCGTCAGTTGTCAGTTGTCAGTTGTCAGTTTGAAACCTAAAGCCTGATAGCTGATAGCTGATAGCTGATAGCTGATAGCTGATAGCTGATAGCTGATAGCTGATAGCTGATAGCTGATAGCTGATAGCTGATAGCTGATAGCTGCCTTTTCAAACATGTCTCATCGCTTCGGCCGGGGCGATGCGTGCCACCCTGGCCGCCGGGTAGAGGGAGGCGAGCAGGCACAGCCCTCCCACGTAGAGGGCGATCTGGCCCATCCAGGGAAGGTCCCACATGGCGCGCATGATGGGGGCGAAGACGACGCCGCCGAACTCGAGGCTTTCGGGGACGAATCGGCGCAGGTCGATCCCGACATCGACCAGGTACCAGGTGGCGAGGGAGCCGAGCAGGGTCCCCGCCGCCATGGAGAGCAGGCCCAGCACCAGGGCCTCGGTCAGGACCATGAGCCGCAGCCGGCCAGGGGTGGCGCCCACCGCGAGGATAATGCCGAACTCCCGGGTCCGCTCCATCACCGACATGAGCAGGGTGTTGACCACCCCGATGGTGACGATCAGCAGGATGATGACGAAGATGAACTTCTGGCTGGCGTAGTCGAGTCGGATGGCGTTGGCCAGGTTCGGCATCGCCTCCTCCCAGGCGAGCGGGCGCAGCTGCGGTCGCCCGGCAAGGATCGTCTCGATGGCCGGAAAGACCTTCCGATCGGCCCGGGCCTCCCTCAGCACCACCGCCAG
Proteins encoded in this region:
- a CDS encoding TerB family tellurite resistance protein encodes the protein MLSLIKRVVSSPGPEPNAEAEGERIQIATCVLLLEMAHTDGEFHPMEATLVRDLMQDRFGLSVEATAELTEFAQKQRESSLDLFQFTRQVNENFTVEEKQDVMEALWRIVYVDGVLDKYEDYLVRQMATLLRLSHRQMIDAKLKVLQDVRAKGDA
- the crcB gene encoding fluoride efflux transporter CrcB, whose amino-acid sequence is MQIFYIGLFGALGCLGRYFLSGWTYTLVGRGLPYGTLAVNVLGSFLLGLVMEGSLRSTLFSPGLRMGITVGFMGGFTTFSTFSYETVRLLEEGSLVQAGANVLLNVTVCIVFAGLGILLARQL
- the bamD gene encoding outer membrane protein assembly factor BamD — its product is MTLRLLILALLLPALAACTPAASPRPIGQEAQQNFQEGERLFEKGHYQEAIAAWEKVRESYFSAQLNTLAELKIAEAYFRDSKFLEAAIAYENFLKEHPGHDRTSQVLYQMGMAYFKQILSPDRDQTATRNALTTFQSFARLYPDDPRIEEVAPLIQDCKGRLASHELYVGRFYLRTGEVHAAIGRLNALLTDYPSFEERAETYYTLWRAYVEMGDPNRAATPLRTLLKEFPDSKWAKKAR
- a CDS encoding OmpA family protein, giving the protein MKTGPFANIILGIAIFALLAGPAFAENRAGALILTPSIGGYVFEGDQHLENDLAYGLGLGYNFTKHWGAEFVYNYVNTESEVGNLDDYEVYLGRINALYNFLPDEALVPFLSAGLGWTYLDPDTKGGKGDALFNYGGGLSYFLTENLALRGDVRHILTFIDESSHNLLYTGGLNYLLGGHQPAAQPIDSDGDGVIDPQDRCPDTPRGVMVDSRGCPADSDGDGVPDHLDKCPGTPRGAAVDQQGCPSDSDSDGDGVPDHLDNCPDTPKWQLVDKQGCPLKYTMHLEFDFDKAEIKPDHHVALEQAARFIRGNPSPHILVAGHTDNVGKAEYNQQLSEKRAAAVRQYLVENFGIDSSKLVARGFGETQPVADNNTEEGRDQNRRVEILCCALLPD
- the rpoH gene encoding RNA polymerase sigma factor RpoH; this encodes MHTASLPIISDGFEQYMAQINRFDLLDREEEHELARRYRRRGDLKDAHRLICANLRFVVKIAHEYRAYGLRIQDLVQEGNVGLMMAVKKYDPDRGTRLISYAVWWIRAYIHNYIMKSWSLVKIGTTQAQKKLFFKLNQTREAIKRLTGGEDARDIARELDVRNEDVEEMSLRMACRDTSLDRELTAGEDYTLMDTLADERDTQEELLLKKEESQLLSGQVQNALDQLNERERRIIRDRILLDPPKTLQALANEFNISRERVRQLEKNALAKVGDALAPTRSQPPDPPPFPPASVKLEYR
- a CDS encoding class I SAM-dependent methyltransferase, with amino-acid sequence MPEGVSLVHDTHARLESYLHGAPRAVIANLGFLPGSESTVKTAEHSTCVALRQACLSLEVGGRIAVAVYVGHSGGREEGQALERVFGDLSSRKWHVLRLEVANRKEAPYLLVAEKRQ
- a CDS encoding ABC transporter ATP-binding protein, encoding MPLVELDRISKVYPLGNQQVVAVAELDLAIEAGEFTVLAGPSGSGKTTVLNLIGCLDQPTSGTVTIEGRDMSRHPVRALADFRLSSIGFIFQSYNLIPVLTAEENAEFTLLLQGVPRPERRRRVRALFEELGIGGLEGRKPGDLSGGQQQRVAVARAMAAGPKLVLADEPTANLDSKTASDLLDLMRRLNETQGTTFIFSSHDPQVIAHARRVIHLRDGRLESDTGENE
- a CDS encoding DUF190 domain-containing protein, with protein sequence MAKLEGDQTLMRIFIGESDRWERKPLYEVLVEMFRQEGFAGATVLKGAMGFGANSVTHTDRLLRLSADLPVVLEVVDSQERIDAVLPRLDEMLKGGMVTLEKARVIRYSETPGEGGAAC